The stretch of DNA GGCTGATATTTTACTTCAATCTGGAGTGAAGATCAAAGGATATGTTGATAGGATTGAGAAAGATTTTAATCCGTTTAAATTGAATTACCTAGGAACAGACAACCTTGACAACAGAGAAGATGATTTTGTAACTAGTAGATTCATTGTTGCAATTGGAGATAATAGCATTCGGGGGAGAATATCCAATTCTTTTAAACAAAAAGGAGTACAGTTGACCAATGCTGTTCATCCTTCAGCAATTATCTCAAATAAAGCGAGTTTAGGTAGTGGACTCATGATTATGCCAAGTGTAGTTGTTAATGCATTTGCTCAAATAGGTGATGGTGTAATACTTAATTCAAATTGTACCGTTGAACATGAATGTGTGGTTGGAAGCTATGTTCATGTAGCTCCAGGTGCAATTTTGGCTGGAAATGTAACTATTGGAGATTATACTTTCATAGGTGCTGGCGCCGTTGTAAAACAAGGAATAAGAATTGGTAAAAACGTTGTGATAGGTGCCGGTTGCGTTGTATTGAAAGATGTTGGCGATAATCAAACCGTTGTTGGAAATCCTGGACGGCTTTTGAAGGATAATAATTAATAGTTGTATGAGCATCAATAAATCAAAGAATAGAGTATTAATTATTGCAGAGGCGGGTGTTAACCACAACGGAGATATTAATCTGGCTAAAAAATTAATTGATGTGGCTGCTGATGCAGGAGTTGATTATGTAAAGTTTCAGACTTTTAAAGCTGAAAAGTTGGTTAGCAAATCAGCTAAAAAAGCTGAATATCAAGAGCGAAATATTGGAGATGGTGATGATTTTCAGTTTACAATGTTGAAGAAGCTGGAGCTTGATGAAAATACACATCGTTTATTAATCGATTATTGTAACTCAAAAGGTGTTAAGTTTTTATCTACAGCATTCGATCTTGATAGCATTGATTTACTTAGCGACCTTGGTGTCGATTTGTTTAAGGTTCCATCAGGAGAAATAACAAATTATCAATATTTGAAGAAAATAGGATCAACAGGGAAACCGATAATTGTATCTACTGGAATGTCTGATCTTAATGAAATTAAAGATGCGGTAGCTCTCCTTAAAGAATCTGGAACTAATGAGAGCAATATTACAGTGTTACATTGTAATACTGAATACCCTACTCCCATGCGAGATGTAAATCTATTAGCAATGAATACAATTGCTAATGAGTTGAGTGTTCCTGTTGGATACTCTGATCATACATTAGGAATCGAAGTGCCAATCGCAGCCGTTGCTTTGGGAGCTATTTGTATTGAGAAACATTTTACCTTAGATCGATCAATGCCAGGACCGGACCATAAGGCTTCTCTAGAACCGGTTGAGCTTAAAGCAATGGTTAGTGCTATTAGAAATATTGAAATGGCCCTTGGAGACGGAACAAAGCAAGCTTCAGCTTCGGAGTCAAAGAATAAAGATGTAGCTAGAAAGAGTATTCATTTGTTGAGGGATTTGCCTTCAGGACATATATTAGTGGAGTCTGACCTTATTATGAAACGCCCGGGAAATGGTATTAGTCCGATGGAATTGCCAAGCATTATTGGTCTTAAGTTAAAGAGAAGTTTGCATGAGGACTCCATGTTAAATTGGGACGATTTAGAAAAATTGTAGATTTCAGAAAATTGAACAAAAAGCATCCACATAGAATAGCTATATTAACAAGTTCACGTGCTGATTACGGAATTTATCTTCCATTGTTACACAAACTAGGGCAATCTGATGATTTCGATTTGCGAATCATTACATTTGGAACTCATCTAAGCCGATTCCATGGATATACTATTGATCAGATTGTAAAGGATGGTTTTTTTATTGATCATCAGGTAGAAACTGTTCTTGCTTCAGATACCGAACAAGCGATTGCAGATTCAATGGCATTAACAATGCAAAAGTTTTCAGGAATTTGGTCAGTTGAAAAAAATAATTACGATCTGGTTTTCTGCTTAGGTGATCGTTATGAAATGTTTGCTGCTGTTGCTGCTGCTGTTCCATTCAATATAAAATTTGCTCATATTCACGGAGGAGAGACAACGCTAGGTGCAATTGACAATAAATTTCGTCATTGCTTAAGCTTATTTTCGATGTATCATTTTACATCAACCAAAGAATATTCGGAAAGGGTTTCAAACATTCTAGGTTCTAACAAGAATATTTATAATGTCGGAGCACTTAGTCTGGATAATATTAATGATATGGATCTTTACTCCAAAGAAGATTTCCTGAAGGTCTTCGGAATTGATATAACTAAAGAGAGTGTTCTGGTTACTTTCCATCCAGAAACGGTTTCTGTTGATGAAAACAAGAAATATGTTGAAGAGGTGATTGCTGCTCTTGATAAATTAGACTATCAAATCATCATCACAATGCCTAACACAGATACTATGGGGAATATGATGCGTAAGGAATATGAACATTTCATCAGTAAAAGGCCAAATGTAATTGGCATCGAAAGCTTTGGGACTAAAGGGTATTTTACCTGTATGAAGTATTCAAAATTTCTGCTTGGGAATACCTCAAGTGGGATCATAGAAGCCGCCTCTTTTAATAAATATGTTGTCAATGTGGGAGATCGTCAGAAAGGGCGTGCCTTCTCTCCTAACCTTATCCAGGTACATCCGGACAGAACTCAAATTCTCGAAGCATGTGAAAAAGTGAAATTGATGGGGGATTATAACGGTGAAAATATATATCATAAGGAAGACGTTGCTGACGGAATTATTAATATCCTGAAAAGGGAATTGTAAGTATCAAAAAACAATATTGAATCTTGAAAGACTTTAGTCTACATATCATAAAACATACATCCTCTGCTCGGGAAGCACTGAGGAAACTTGATGCTTTGCCATCATTGGAAGACCGCACTCTTTTTGTTGTTAATGATTCAGAAAAATTGTTAGGGACGATAACAGATGGGGATATTCGAAGAGGTTTATTGAACGATAAAGAGATTTCTGATAATTGTGCTGCATTCATGAATTCTAATTTTAAATTCTTAGAGGAATTAAATATCAGTTTAACTAAGATTGCAGAGTTTCGTCAAAAAGATATTTACCTTATTCCTGTGATTGGAAATGAGGGAAGAATGGTTAAAATACTTAATTTAAAAAAACAACAGTCTGCAATACCAGCCTCTGCATTAATTATGGCAGGTGGTAAAGGGGAACGTTTAAAACCACTTACCGATACACTTCCTAAACCAATGCTCAAGGTTGGCGACAAGCCAATTATTGAATATAATATTGATCGATTGGCAAACTTTGGTATTTCTCAACAATTCATTAGCGTAAAGTATATGGCTGAGAAAATTGAAGAGTACTTTGGATCTGGAAAGGATAAGGATATAACAATTGAATATGTGCATGAGAATGAGCCACTGGGAACAATTGGTGCTCTTTCATTAATTGACAATCTCACACATGATCATCTACTGGTTATGAATTCCGACATCCTTACCAATATTGATTATGAAGATTTTTTTAAGTTCTACATAGACTCAGGAGCGGATTTATGTATTGCGAGTATTCCGTATAAAGTTAAAATTCCTTACGCCGTTTTAGAAACGAATAATGACAATATCCTTTCGTTTCAGGAGAAACCCACCTATACATATTACTCAAGTGGAGGGATCTATTTTATGCGTTCATCATTAAAGCAAATAATACCTGTAAACTCATTTTATAACGCTACTGATTTAATGGAGGAATTGATAAAGCAAGGTCGAAAAGTATCGCATTATCCGTTGCTTAGTTATTGGTTAGACATTGGACGGCATGAGGACTTTGCAAAGGCGCAGGCTGACATTAAGCATATTAAGTGGTAGACAATTATGAATAATACATTATTTATTATTCCAGCCCGAGGTGGTTCAAAAGGAATTCCAGACAAAAATATAAAACTTTTAGGTGGAAAACCCTTAATTCAATGGTCGATCGATATTGCCAGGCAATTAGTTTCTGACGAGAATATATGTGTTTCAACGGATAGTGAGAAAATCAAAGAAACTGTTGAAAGGATAGGTTTAAAAATACCTTTTTTACGCCCTGCTGAGTTAGCAACTGATCAATCAGGGGCTTATGAAGTTTTGCTTCATGCTATCAGTTATT from Solitalea canadensis DSM 3403 encodes:
- a CDS encoding acetyltransferase; translation: MKESVSEVILVGYSGHAYVVADILLQSGVKIKGYVDRIEKDFNPFKLNYLGTDNLDNREDDFVTSRFIVAIGDNSIRGRISNSFKQKGVQLTNAVHPSAIISNKASLGSGLMIMPSVVVNAFAQIGDGVILNSNCTVEHECVVGSYVHVAPGAILAGNVTIGDYTFIGAGAVVKQGIRIGKNVVIGAGCVVLKDVGDNQTVVGNPGRLLKDNN
- a CDS encoding nucleotidyltransferase family protein, whose amino-acid sequence is MKDFSLHIIKHTSSAREALRKLDALPSLEDRTLFVVNDSEKLLGTITDGDIRRGLLNDKEISDNCAAFMNSNFKFLEELNISLTKIAEFRQKDIYLIPVIGNEGRMVKILNLKKQQSAIPASALIMAGGKGERLKPLTDTLPKPMLKVGDKPIIEYNIDRLANFGISQQFISVKYMAEKIEEYFGSGKDKDITIEYVHENEPLGTIGALSLIDNLTHDHLLVMNSDILTNIDYEDFFKFYIDSGADLCIASIPYKVKIPYAVLETNNDNILSFQEKPTYTYYSSGGIYFMRSSLKQIIPVNSFYNATDLMEELIKQGRKVSHYPLLSYWLDIGRHEDFAKAQADIKHIKW
- the neuB gene encoding N-acetylneuraminate synthase; amino-acid sequence: MSINKSKNRVLIIAEAGVNHNGDINLAKKLIDVAADAGVDYVKFQTFKAEKLVSKSAKKAEYQERNIGDGDDFQFTMLKKLELDENTHRLLIDYCNSKGVKFLSTAFDLDSIDLLSDLGVDLFKVPSGEITNYQYLKKIGSTGKPIIVSTGMSDLNEIKDAVALLKESGTNESNITVLHCNTEYPTPMRDVNLLAMNTIANELSVPVGYSDHTLGIEVPIAAVALGAICIEKHFTLDRSMPGPDHKASLEPVELKAMVSAIRNIEMALGDGTKQASASESKNKDVARKSIHLLRDLPSGHILVESDLIMKRPGNGISPMELPSIIGLKLKRSLHEDSMLNWDDLEKL
- the neuC gene encoding UDP-N-acetylglucosamine 2-epimerase, which translates into the protein MNKKHPHRIAILTSSRADYGIYLPLLHKLGQSDDFDLRIITFGTHLSRFHGYTIDQIVKDGFFIDHQVETVLASDTEQAIADSMALTMQKFSGIWSVEKNNYDLVFCLGDRYEMFAAVAAAVPFNIKFAHIHGGETTLGAIDNKFRHCLSLFSMYHFTSTKEYSERVSNILGSNKNIYNVGALSLDNINDMDLYSKEDFLKVFGIDITKESVLVTFHPETVSVDENKKYVEEVIAALDKLDYQIIITMPNTDTMGNMMRKEYEHFISKRPNVIGIESFGTKGYFTCMKYSKFLLGNTSSGIIEAASFNKYVVNVGDRQKGRAFSPNLIQVHPDRTQILEACEKVKLMGDYNGENIYHKEDVADGIINILKREL